In Callospermophilus lateralis isolate mCalLat2 chromosome 4, mCalLat2.hap1, whole genome shotgun sequence, one genomic interval encodes:
- the LOC143396951 gene encoding olfactory receptor 6C2-like, whose product MRNHTAITTFILLGLTDDPKLQVLLFIFLLLTYMLSVTGNLTIITLTLVDPHLKTPMYFFLRNFSFLEVSFTTVCIPRFLYSLSTGDNAITYNACVSQIFFVFLFGATEFFLLAAMSYDRYVAICKPLHYMTIMNNRVCTLLALSCWVAGLMIIVPPLSVGLQLEFCDSNAIDHFGCDASPLLKISCSDTWMLEQMVIIVAVFALIITLVCVVLSYTYIIRTILRFPSVQQRKKAFSTCSSHMIVVSITYGSCIFIYIKPSAKEEVAINKGISVLNTSIAPLLNPFIYTLRNKQVKHAFNDSIKKIVFLSKK is encoded by the coding sequence ATGAGGAACCACACAGCAATAACCACTTTCATCCTGCTGGGACTGACAGATGACCCAAAACTGCAAGTTCtgctttttatctttctgttgCTCACCTACATGTTGAGTGTAACAGGGAACCTGACTATTATCACCCTCACATTGGTGGATCCCCATCTTAAGACACCTATGTACTTCTTCCTCAGAAACTTTTCCTTCCTAGAAGTTTCATTTACTACTGTCTGTATCCCTCGATTCCTATACAGTTTATCAACTGGAGACAATGCCATTACCTACAATGCTTGTGTAAgtcaaatattttttgtttttctctttggagCAACAGAATTTTTTCTCCTGGCAGCCATGTCCTATGatcgctatgtggccatctgtaAACCCCTTCATTATATGACCATCATGAACAACAGAGTGTGCACCTTATTAGCTCTCTCCTGCTGGGTAGCTGGCTTGATGATTATTGTCCCACCCCTAAGTGTAGGTCTCCAGCTTGAATTCTGTGATTCTAATGCCATTGATCATTTTGGTTGTGATGCAAGTCCCCTCCTAAAGATCTCCTGCTCAGACACATGGATGCTAGAACAGATGGTTATCATTGTGGCTGTATTTGCCCTCATTATTACCCTAGTCTGTGTGGTTCTGTCCTACACATACATCATCAGGACCATTCTGAGATTCCCCTCTGTTCAACAAAGGAAAAAGGCCTTTTCCACCTGTTCATCCCACATGATTGTGGTTTCCATCACCTATGGCAGCTGCATCTTCATCTACATCAAGCCTTCAGCAAAGGAAGAGGTGGCCATAAATAAAGGAATTTCAGTTCTCAACACTTCTATAGCGCCCTTGCTGAACCCTTTCATTTACACCTTGAGAAACAAGCAAGTGAAACATGCTTTCAATGACTCCATAAAGAAGATTGTgtttctctcaaagaagtag